The Lepidochelys kempii isolate rLepKem1 chromosome 25, rLepKem1.hap2, whole genome shotgun sequence genome contains a region encoding:
- the ACSBG2 gene encoding long-chain-fatty-acid--CoA ligase ACSBG2 isoform X2 gives MLVQHKLPLLKAIIQYNGELKEKRPNLYTWSEFMGLGSGVPDSQLDKIIDSQKPNQCCMLIYTSGTTGQPKGVMLSHDNITWTSLSAGRYVQLTDATEQQELVISYLPLSHIAAQMIDIWLPIKCGAQVFFAQPDALKGSLIDTLREVRPTAFMGVPRVWEKIQEKMKSVGAKSSALRRRVAAWAKEVGLQTNLKRMNGASELPVDFRLARQLVYKKVRKGLGLDRCTKCYTGAAPITKETLEYFLSLDIPVYELYGMSESSGPHTVSLPDTFRITSCGKEIIGCRTMIYKPDNDGSGEICFSGRHIFMGYLNMEDKTKEAIDDEGWLHSGDLGKHDKNGFLYITGRIKELIITAGGENIPPVPIEDAVKDAVPIISNAMLVGDKAKFLAMLLTLKCTVNEESGEPEDDLTQEAIAYCLRLGSKATKVSDIVGGKDKAVDAAIQKGIALVNERATSNAQKVQKWVILEKDFSISGGELGPTMKLKRPVVTKMYKDTIDHFYTVETTSANPLSK, from the exons ATGCTG GTTCAGCACAAGCTCCCTCTTCTGAAAGCAATCATCCAGTACAATGGAGAGCTTAAGGAGAAGAGACCAAATCTCTACACT TGGAGTGAATTTATGGGCCTTGGCAGTGGTGTTCCAGATTCCCAGCTCGATAAGATCATCGATTCCCAGAAGCCTAACCAATGCTGTATGCTGATATATACCTCAGGAACAACTGGACAGCCAAAGGGAGTTATGCTCAGTCATGATAAT ATAACTTGGACTTCACTATCAGCAGGGCGCTATGTACAACTGACAGACGCTACTGAGCAACAGGAGCTGGTGATCAGCTATCTTCCCCTCAGTCATATTGCTGCTCAAATGATTGATATTTGGCTGCCAATAAAATGTGGTGCACAAGTTTTCTTTGCTCAACCAGATGCACTGAAG GGCAGCTTGATAGACACATTACGGGAGGTCAGACCAACAGCTTTTATGGGAGTTCCTCGCGTCTGGgagaaaatacaagaaaaaatgAAATCTGTGGGTGCAAAATCATCTGCTCTCAGAAGAAGAGTGGCAGCATGGGCTAAGGAAGTAGGATTACAAACTAACCTGAAACGGATGAAtgg GGCTTCTGAACTCCCAGTGGACTTCCGTCTAGCCAGGCAGTTGGTGTATAAAAAAGTTCGGAAAGGTCTCGGGCTGGATCGATGCACAAAATGCTACACTGGGGCTGCCCCAATTACTAAAGAGACTCTGGAGTATTTCCTGAGTCTGGACATTCCTGTGTATGAGTTGTATGGCATGAGCGAGAGCTCTGGacctcacacagtctctcttcCAGACACATTCAGGATCACTAG CTGTGGAAAAGAGATTATAGGCTGCCGGACAATGATTTACAAGCCAGACAATGATGGCAGTGGAGAGATCTGTTTCTCAGGTAGACACATCTTTATGGGCTATTTGAACATGGAAGATAAAACCAAAGAGGCCATTGATGATGAAGGCTGGCTCCATTCGGGTGATCTTGGCAAGCATGACAAGAATGGATTCCTTTACATCACTGGAAGAATTAAAG AGCTCATCATTACTGCTGGAGGGGAGAATATCCCTCCTGTTCCAATTGAAGATGCTGTAAAGGACGCTGTTCCTATAATTAGCAATGCTATGTTAGTTGGAGACAAGGCAAAATTCCTTGCTATGCTTCTAACTCTGAAG TGCACTGTAAATGAAGAATCAGGGGAACCAGAGGACGATCTTACTCAGGAAGCCATAGCATACTGTCTCAGATTAGGCAGCAAAGCTACAAAAGTCTCAGACATTGTAGGTGGCAAAGACAAAGCTGTTGATGCTGCTATCCAGAAGGGAATTGCATTAGTCAATGAGAGAGCCACCTCAAATGCTCAGAAAGTACAGAAGTGGGTCATTCTAGAAAAAGACTTCTCAATCTCTGGTGGAGAGCTAG GCCCAACAATGAAACTGAAGAGGCCTGTTGTAACAAAGATGTATAAAGATACAATAGACCACTTCTACACTGTGGAAACCACATCAGCAAATCCTCTTTCAAAATAA